In the Streptomyces fradiae ATCC 10745 = DSM 40063 genome, one interval contains:
- a CDS encoding CYTH and CHAD domain-containing protein has product MSDTKREIERKYEATTDTRVPDLTRVRGVARVADAGTADLDAVYYDTPGLRLAAHSVTLRRRTGGGDPGWHLKLPVSPGVRDEIGAPLADDVPPDLAALVRAHTRGDALTPVVRLRSSRDVRHLLDDDGTLLAELSTDTVRAERLGPGGRTARWTEIEVELAEGADPALLDAVDKRLRKAGVHPATSPSKLDRALRETGTPPPAPHPAPGPDATAGDHVLAYLRAQADALATHDAGLRHDQPEALHDLRVAARRLRSALRTHRKVLDRAAIDPIARELRRLGRELGLDRDQEVLDTRIDAALHTVPRTLQLGPVRGRLTRWSAARGAGARGRVLQVLDSDRHLALLDRLDALLADPPLRPAAAKAPEKVLAKAALKDHARVAARLERALALPPGPDRDTALHATRKAAKHARYAAELAAPALGRPARRLAKDMKRLQRLLGDHQDSVVTRRALRELAVQANGAGEPSFTWGLLYAREEAEATARERELPDAWAAVRTRGLARALER; this is encoded by the coding sequence ATGTCGGACACGAAACGAGAGATCGAGCGGAAGTACGAAGCCACCACCGACACCAGGGTGCCCGACCTCACCCGGGTCCGCGGGGTCGCCCGCGTCGCCGACGCGGGCACCGCGGACCTCGACGCCGTCTACTACGACACCCCCGGGCTGCGCCTCGCCGCGCACTCCGTCACCCTGCGCCGCCGCACCGGGGGAGGGGACCCGGGATGGCACCTCAAACTGCCCGTCAGCCCCGGGGTGCGCGACGAGATCGGCGCACCGCTCGCCGACGACGTGCCCCCCGACCTCGCGGCGCTGGTCCGCGCCCACACCCGCGGTGACGCCCTCACCCCCGTGGTACGGCTGCGCTCCTCCCGGGACGTACGCCACCTCCTGGACGACGACGGCACCCTCCTCGCCGAACTGAGCACCGACACCGTCCGCGCCGAACGCCTCGGGCCCGGCGGCCGCACCGCGCGGTGGACCGAGATCGAGGTGGAACTGGCCGAAGGCGCCGATCCCGCCCTGCTGGACGCCGTCGACAAACGGCTCCGCAAGGCCGGCGTCCACCCCGCCACCTCCCCCTCCAAACTCGACCGGGCCCTGCGCGAGACCGGCACCCCGCCGCCCGCCCCGCACCCCGCCCCCGGACCGGACGCCACCGCCGGCGACCACGTCCTCGCCTACCTCCGCGCCCAGGCCGACGCCCTGGCCACCCACGACGCGGGCCTGCGCCACGACCAGCCCGAGGCCCTCCACGACCTGCGCGTCGCCGCCCGCCGCCTGCGCAGCGCCCTGCGCACCCACCGCAAGGTCCTCGACCGCGCCGCCATCGACCCGATCGCCCGCGAACTGCGCCGCCTCGGCCGCGAACTCGGGCTCGACCGCGACCAGGAGGTCCTCGACACCCGTATCGACGCCGCCCTCCACACCGTCCCGCGCACCCTCCAGCTCGGCCCCGTCCGCGGCCGCCTGACCCGCTGGTCCGCCGCCCGCGGCGCCGGCGCCCGGGGCCGCGTCCTCCAGGTGCTCGACAGCGACCGCCACCTCGCCCTCCTCGACCGCCTCGACGCCCTCCTCGCCGACCCGCCGCTGCGCCCCGCCGCCGCGAAGGCCCCCGAGAAGGTCCTCGCCAAGGCCGCCCTCAAGGACCACGCCCGCGTGGCCGCCCGCCTCGAACGGGCCCTCGCCCTGCCCCCGGGACCCGACCGGGACACCGCCCTCCACGCCACCCGCAAGGCCGCCAAGCACGCCCGGTACGCCGCCGAACTGGCCGCGCCCGCCCTCGGCAGGCCCGCCCGGCGCCTCGCCAAGGACATGAAGCGCCTCCAGCGCCTCCTCGGCGACCACCAGGACAGCGTCGTCACCCGCCGCGCCCTGCGGGAACTGGCCGTCCAGGCCAACGGCGCGGGCGAGCCGTCCTTCACCTGGGGGCTGCTGTACGCCCGCGAGGAGGCGGAGGCCACCGCCCGCGAGCGCGAGCTGCCGGACGCCTGGGCGGCGGTGCGCACCCGGGGCCTGGCCCGCGCCCTGGAGCGCTGA
- a CDS encoding TetR/AcrR family transcriptional regulator, protein MPKKVDHEARRLEIAEALWRIASTRGLDGVSLRDVAAEADISLGRLQHYFRTKDEMLVFALRHINTLADRRIRGRVGAIAARLGQEPPPRAVLRECLVGMLPLDGKSRVGALVGAAYFARAVHDERLRGEAVEGIPRLAEFFAGLLRSAGERGELAAGRSLDPYTEAMLLISLVDGLTAYTLLGVQTGEEALERLDAHLERIFAGGGD, encoded by the coding sequence GTGCCGAAGAAGGTGGATCACGAGGCCAGGCGCCTGGAGATCGCGGAAGCGCTCTGGCGGATCGCGAGCACGCGCGGCCTCGACGGAGTGAGCCTGCGCGACGTGGCGGCTGAGGCGGACATCTCCCTGGGCAGGCTCCAGCACTACTTCCGCACCAAGGACGAGATGCTCGTCTTCGCCCTGCGCCACATCAACACCCTGGCGGACCGGCGGATCCGCGGACGCGTCGGCGCGATCGCCGCGCGGCTGGGGCAGGAGCCGCCGCCGCGGGCGGTCCTCCGCGAGTGCCTGGTGGGCATGTTGCCCCTGGACGGGAAGAGCAGGGTGGGCGCCCTGGTGGGGGCGGCGTACTTCGCCCGCGCCGTCCACGACGAGCGCCTGCGCGGGGAGGCGGTGGAGGGGATCCCCCGGCTCGCGGAGTTCTTCGCCGGTCTGCTGCGCAGTGCCGGGGAGCGGGGGGAGCTGGCGGCGGGGCGGTCGCTCGACCCGTACACCGAAGCGATGCTGCTGATCAGCCTGGTGGACGGTCTGACGGCGTACACGCTGCTGGGTGTGCAGACGGGCGAGGAGGCGCTGGAACGGCTCGACGCCCACCTGGAGCGGATCTTCGCGGGCGGTGGGGACTGA
- the mrdA gene encoding penicillin-binding protein 2, producing the protein MSNIPETGRTPRVQIRLIVIQVLVFSLLLTLLGRLWYLQIRNGDEYTDAARSNHVQQVVQPAVRGTILDARGVPLADNETRLVVSASRTELMRMKDRGKGVLTRLAGVLGMTPKEVMDKVRLCDSETPQPCWNGSPYQPIPVTDDATTQQALQIRERAEDFPGITAEPTAVRRYPAPGKARTAQVLGYLSPVTDEEIEKAKDTDSPFLRSDQVGRSGIERTYDKALRGKAGVTRYEVDKLGRVLGQVENDPTVPGSTLVTSIDARVQAVAEYELHQAMKTVRKEVDRVTGRPYKADAGAVVVMESKTGRVVAMASQPDYDPNVWVGGISGKEYAKFTSKDSNYPLLNRAIQGQSPAGSVFKVVSASAAVRAGYPFDDRYNCSASYSLGGRSFANFESKGHGPITLGDALKYSCNTVFYALGHKEWQRDGGLKPRKDAHDWFYRTAREFGFGSETGIDLPNEVTGRIPDRQWKQRFWEANKDAWCKQGKKGGDYVQQIAYENCLEGNQLKAFDSINFAIGQGDVLITPVQLATAYAAISNGGTLYEPTVGKAVISPDGKKIEQIEPKASGRLPVDAQTIKDLDKGLRSVVEPGGTAAWRFGGWPQDKIPMRAKTGTAQVYGKQTTSWFATYTDDYTIVMTISQGGTGSGASGPAVRNIYDALYGLDDEGNQDLKRALLPKPQQTLPKIQPDGSIEAPPIKPYDPEALKPKKAEGQDDGQQGLAGPPVWRD; encoded by the coding sequence GTGAGCAACATTCCCGAGACGGGCCGGACCCCGCGCGTCCAGATCCGCCTCATCGTCATCCAGGTCCTCGTCTTCTCCCTGCTGCTCACCCTCCTCGGCCGCCTCTGGTACCTCCAGATCCGCAACGGCGACGAGTACACCGACGCGGCCCGCAGCAACCACGTCCAGCAGGTCGTCCAGCCCGCCGTGCGCGGCACCATCCTCGACGCCCGCGGCGTGCCCCTCGCCGACAACGAGACCCGCCTCGTCGTCTCGGCCTCCCGCACCGAGCTGATGCGGATGAAGGACCGCGGCAAGGGCGTCCTCACCCGCCTCGCCGGCGTCCTCGGCATGACCCCCAAGGAGGTCATGGACAAGGTCCGGCTCTGCGACAGCGAGACCCCCCAGCCCTGCTGGAACGGTTCGCCCTACCAGCCCATCCCGGTCACCGACGACGCCACCACCCAGCAGGCCCTCCAGATCCGCGAGCGCGCCGAGGACTTCCCCGGCATCACCGCCGAGCCCACCGCCGTACGCCGCTACCCGGCCCCCGGCAAGGCCCGCACCGCGCAGGTCCTCGGCTACCTCTCACCCGTCACCGACGAGGAGATCGAGAAGGCCAAGGACACCGACTCGCCGTTCCTCCGCTCCGACCAGGTCGGCCGCTCCGGCATCGAGCGCACCTACGACAAGGCGCTGCGCGGCAAGGCCGGCGTCACCCGCTACGAGGTCGACAAGCTCGGCCGCGTACTCGGCCAGGTCGAGAACGACCCGACCGTTCCCGGCTCCACCCTCGTCACCTCCATCGACGCCCGCGTCCAGGCCGTCGCCGAGTACGAGCTGCACCAGGCGATGAAGACCGTCCGCAAGGAGGTCGACCGGGTCACCGGCCGCCCCTACAAGGCGGACGCCGGCGCCGTCGTCGTCATGGAGTCCAAGACCGGCCGGGTCGTCGCGATGGCCTCCCAGCCCGACTACGACCCCAACGTCTGGGTCGGCGGCATCTCCGGCAAGGAGTACGCCAAGTTCACCAGCAAGGACTCCAACTACCCGCTGCTCAACCGGGCCATCCAGGGCCAGTCGCCCGCCGGCTCCGTCTTCAAGGTCGTCTCCGCGAGCGCCGCGGTCCGCGCCGGCTACCCCTTCGACGACCGCTACAACTGCAGCGCCTCCTACAGCCTCGGCGGCCGCAGCTTCGCCAACTTCGAGTCCAAGGGCCACGGCCCCATCACCCTCGGCGACGCCCTCAAGTACTCCTGCAACACCGTCTTCTACGCCCTCGGCCACAAGGAGTGGCAGCGCGACGGCGGCCTCAAGCCCCGCAAGGACGCCCACGACTGGTTCTACCGGACCGCCCGCGAGTTCGGATTCGGCTCCGAGACCGGCATCGACCTGCCGAACGAGGTCACCGGCCGCATCCCGGACCGCCAGTGGAAGCAGCGCTTCTGGGAGGCCAACAAGGACGCCTGGTGCAAGCAGGGCAAGAAGGGCGGCGACTACGTCCAGCAGATCGCGTACGAGAACTGCCTCGAAGGCAACCAGCTCAAGGCCTTCGACAGCATCAACTTCGCCATCGGCCAGGGCGACGTCCTGATCACCCCGGTCCAGCTCGCCACCGCCTACGCCGCCATCAGCAACGGCGGCACCCTCTACGAGCCGACCGTCGGCAAGGCCGTGATCAGCCCCGACGGCAAGAAGATCGAGCAGATCGAGCCCAAGGCCAGCGGACGGCTCCCGGTCGACGCCCAGACCATCAAGGACCTCGACAAGGGCCTGCGCTCCGTCGTCGAACCCGGCGGGACCGCCGCCTGGCGCTTCGGCGGCTGGCCGCAGGACAAGATCCCGATGCGCGCCAAGACCGGCACCGCCCAGGTGTACGGCAAGCAGACCACCTCCTGGTTCGCCACGTACACCGACGACTACACGATCGTCATGACGATCTCCCAGGGCGGCACCGGCTCCGGCGCCTCCGGCCCCGCCGTCCGCAACATCTACGACGCCCTCTACGGACTCGACGACGAGGGCAACCAGGACCTCAAGCGGGCCCTCCTGCCCAAGCCGCAGCAGACCCTGCCCAAGATCCAGCCCGACGGCTCCATCGAGGCGCCCCCCATCAAGCCGTACGACCCCGAAGCGCTGAAGCCCAAGAAGGCCGAGGGGCAGGACGACGGACAGCAGGGCCTCGCCGGCCCGCCGGTCTGGAGGGACTGA
- a CDS encoding TIGR03960 family B12-binding radical SAM protein — MPESVFPQLEALLPHVQKPIQYVGGELNSTVKPWESCDVRWALMYPDAYEVGLPNQGVMILYEVLNEREGVLAERTYSVWPDLEKLMRENGVPQFTVDSHRPVKAFDVFGLSFSTELGYTNMLAALDLAGIPLEARDRDLDDPIVLAGGHAAFNPEPIADFIDAAVIGDGEQAVLEITDIIRAWKAEGRPGGREEVLFRMARTGGVYIPRFYDVEYLPDGRIGRVVPNRSGVPWRVSKHTVMDLDEWPYPKQPLVPLAETVHERMSVEIFRGCTRGCRFCQAGMITRPVRERSITGIGEMVDKGLKATGFEEVGLLSLSSADHTEIGDIAKGLADRYEDDKIGLSLPSTRVDAFNVDLANELTRNGRRSGLTFAPEGGSERMRKVINKMVSEEDLIRTVATAYGNGWRQVKLYFMCGLPTETDDDVLQIADMAMNVIAKGREVSKSNDIRCTVSIGGFVPKPHTPFQWAPQLSAEETDARLEKLRDKIRGDKKYGRSIGFRYHDGKPGIVEGLLSRGDRRVGAVIRAVYEDGGRFDGWREHFSYDRWMECADKTLPEYGVDVDWYTTRERTYEEVLPWDHLDSGLDKDWLWEDWQDALDETEVEDCRWTPCFDCGVCPQMDTSIQIGPTGKKLLPLTVVK, encoded by the coding sequence ATGCCTGAGTCGGTCTTCCCACAGCTCGAAGCTCTGCTCCCGCATGTGCAGAAGCCGATCCAGTACGTCGGCGGCGAGCTCAACTCCACGGTGAAGCCCTGGGAGAGCTGCGACGTCCGCTGGGCGCTGATGTACCCCGACGCGTACGAGGTCGGCCTGCCCAACCAGGGCGTCATGATCCTCTACGAGGTGCTGAACGAGCGTGAGGGCGTCCTCGCCGAGCGCACCTACAGCGTGTGGCCGGACCTCGAGAAGCTGATGCGCGAGAACGGCGTGCCGCAGTTCACCGTGGACAGCCACCGCCCGGTCAAGGCGTTCGACGTCTTCGGCCTCAGCTTCTCCACGGAGCTGGGCTACACCAACATGCTCGCCGCGCTCGACCTCGCGGGCATCCCCCTGGAGGCGCGGGACCGCGACCTGGACGACCCGATCGTCCTGGCCGGCGGCCACGCCGCGTTCAACCCCGAGCCCATCGCGGACTTCATCGACGCCGCCGTCATCGGCGACGGCGAGCAGGCCGTCCTGGAGATCACCGACATCATCCGCGCCTGGAAGGCGGAGGGCCGCCCCGGCGGGCGCGAGGAAGTCCTCTTCCGGATGGCCAGGACCGGCGGCGTGTACATCCCGCGCTTCTACGACGTCGAGTACCTGCCGGACGGCCGCATCGGCCGTGTCGTGCCCAACCGCTCCGGCGTGCCGTGGCGCGTGTCGAAGCACACCGTCATGGACCTCGACGAGTGGCCGTACCCGAAGCAGCCGCTCGTCCCGCTCGCGGAGACCGTCCACGAGCGGATGTCCGTCGAGATCTTCCGCGGCTGCACCCGCGGCTGCCGCTTCTGCCAGGCCGGCATGATCACGCGCCCCGTGCGGGAGCGAAGCATCACCGGCATCGGCGAGATGGTGGACAAGGGGCTGAAGGCGACCGGCTTCGAGGAGGTCGGCCTGCTCTCGCTGTCCTCCGCGGACCACACCGAGATCGGCGACATCGCCAAGGGCCTCGCGGACCGCTACGAGGACGACAAGATCGGCCTGTCGCTGCCCTCGACCCGCGTCGACGCGTTCAACGTGGACCTCGCCAACGAGCTCACCCGCAACGGCCGTCGCTCCGGCCTCACCTTCGCCCCCGAGGGCGGCTCCGAGCGCATGCGCAAGGTCATCAACAAGATGGTCTCGGAGGAGGACCTGATCCGCACGGTCGCCACCGCGTACGGCAACGGCTGGCGGCAGGTGAAGCTGTACTTCATGTGCGGCCTGCCCACGGAGACCGACGACGACGTCCTGCAGATCGCGGACATGGCGATGAACGTGATCGCCAAGGGCCGCGAGGTGTCGAAGTCCAACGACATCCGCTGCACGGTCTCCATCGGCGGGTTCGTGCCCAAGCCGCACACCCCCTTCCAGTGGGCGCCGCAGCTCTCCGCCGAGGAGACCGACGCCCGCCTGGAGAAGCTCCGCGACAAGATCCGCGGCGACAAGAAGTACGGCCGCTCGATCGGCTTCCGCTACCACGACGGCAAGCCCGGCATCGTCGAGGGCCTGCTGTCGCGCGGCGACCGCCGGGTCGGCGCCGTCATCCGCGCCGTGTACGAGGACGGCGGCCGCTTCGACGGCTGGCGCGAGCACTTCAGCTACGACCGCTGGATGGAGTGCGCCGACAAGACGCTGCCCGAGTACGGCGTGGACGTCGACTGGTACACGACCCGCGAGCGCACCTACGAGGAGGTCCTCCCCTGGGACCACCTCGACTCGGGTCTCGACAAGGACTGGCTCTGGGAGGACTGGCAGGACGCCCTCGACGAGACCGAGGTCGAGGACTGCCGCTGGACCCCGTGCTTCGACTGCGGCGTGTGCCCGCAGATGGACACGAGCATCCAGATCGGCCCGACCGGCAAGAAGCTCCTGCCGCTGACCGTGGTGAAGTAG
- a CDS encoding PH domain-containing protein, translating to MSRHADAWRRPAARTLLVHCGWLAPPLGSLALAVLATGGRIPPGALITLAALAVSFAVVTAAGLIRWSRTRYRLTTDAFALRSGVFSRRQRTVPLPRVRNVDLTATPLHRLLGLTVVRAGTTATDGELGEITLNAVTVREAHRLKTALLARAGARAASDDVVLGRLDWRWLRYAPLTFWVFGGVGVAAGTAYRILDGIGVDLWRVTLVQDAVAELGDRALWLTVPAAVVAVTALGSLGALAVYAENWWGYRAAWTGPGTLTVRRGLLTTRSITIERSRLHGVLLREPLLLRAAGGASVTAVAGGLGDEEESHARGALLPPAPRPEALRVLAGALRAPSDLLDSVPLVPHPRAALRRRAMRGLWFAVLPATLALLALGASLTPALLHAAWIHALVATAATALLARDAHRSLGHALHGSHLLVRAGTFSRDTLALERSGIIAWTFSTSPFGRRHGLVTLTAAVAAGEHGYHIRDVAAGDAVALAMAARPGIVEDFLEPPGRPERSPG from the coding sequence GTGAGCCGCCACGCCGACGCCTGGCGGCGGCCCGCCGCCCGCACCCTGCTGGTGCACTGCGGCTGGCTCGCCCCACCACTCGGATCGCTCGCCCTCGCCGTGCTCGCCACCGGCGGCAGGATCCCCCCGGGCGCCCTCATCACCCTGGCCGCCCTCGCCGTCTCGTTCGCCGTCGTCACGGCGGCCGGCCTGATCCGCTGGTCCCGCACCCGCTACCGGCTCACCACCGATGCGTTCGCGCTGCGCAGCGGGGTCTTCAGCAGGCGGCAGCGCACCGTCCCCCTCCCCCGCGTCCGGAACGTCGACCTGACGGCGACGCCGCTGCACCGGCTGCTCGGCCTCACCGTCGTACGGGCCGGCACCACCGCGACGGACGGCGAGCTGGGCGAGATCACCCTCAACGCGGTCACCGTCCGCGAGGCACACCGGCTGAAGACCGCCCTGCTCGCGCGGGCCGGCGCCCGGGCCGCCTCCGACGACGTCGTACTCGGCCGTCTCGACTGGCGCTGGCTGCGCTACGCGCCGCTCACCTTCTGGGTGTTCGGGGGCGTGGGCGTCGCCGCAGGAACGGCCTACCGGATCCTCGACGGCATCGGGGTCGACCTGTGGCGGGTGACCCTCGTCCAGGACGCGGTCGCCGAGCTCGGCGACCGCGCGCTGTGGCTGACCGTGCCCGCGGCGGTGGTCGCCGTGACGGCGCTCGGGTCCCTCGGCGCCCTGGCGGTCTACGCGGAGAACTGGTGGGGCTACCGGGCCGCCTGGACCGGCCCGGGCACCCTCACGGTACGGCGCGGGCTGCTGACCACCCGGTCGATCACCATCGAGCGGAGCCGGCTGCACGGCGTACTGCTCCGAGAGCCACTGCTGCTGCGGGCCGCCGGAGGGGCGAGCGTGACAGCGGTGGCGGGCGGCCTCGGCGACGAGGAGGAGTCCCACGCGCGCGGCGCACTGCTCCCACCGGCTCCTCGCCCCGAGGCCCTGCGCGTCCTCGCCGGAGCGCTCCGCGCACCCTCGGACCTCCTGGACTCGGTCCCGCTGGTCCCGCACCCCCGGGCCGCACTGCGTCGCAGGGCGATGCGGGGGCTGTGGTTCGCCGTCCTCCCGGCGACGCTCGCACTCCTCGCCCTCGGAGCCTCGCTCACTCCGGCGCTCCTGCACGCCGCCTGGATCCACGCCCTGGTCGCGACGGCGGCGACGGCGCTGCTCGCGCGGGACGCCCACCGAAGCCTCGGCCACGCCCTGCACGGCTCCCACCTCCTGGTCAGAGCCGGTACGTTCAGCCGGGACACGCTCGCCCTGGAACGCTCGGGCATCATCGCCTGGACGTTCTCCACCTCGCCGTTCGGCCGCCGCCACGGCCTCGTCACACTCACGGCGGCCGTGGCCGCGGGGGAACACGGCTACCACATACGGGACGTCGCGGCCGGCGACGCCGTGGCCCTCGCCATGGCGGCCCGGCCCGGAATCGTCGAGGACTTCCTCGAACCACCGGGCCGGCCCGAGCGGTCACCCGGGTGA
- the rodA gene encoding rod shape-determining protein RodA: MPADNSFSVPSYGPEPGGVWARLTARDSLVRRLDWPLMFSALALSLVGALLVWSATRNRTELTQGDPYSFLLKHLLNTSIGIALMIGVIWLGHRTLRGAVPFLYALSVVLVLLVLTPLGATINGAHAWIVLGGGFSLQPSEFVKVTIILGMAMLLAARVDAGDQVHPDHRTVAKALLLAVVPMAIVMLMPDLGSVMVMVVIVLGVLLASGASNRWVFGLIGAGVAGAVLVAMLGVLDEYQLNRFAAFANPDLDPAGVGYNTNQARIAVGSGGLYGAGLFNGHQTTGQFVPEQQTDFIFTVAGEELGFIGAGTIIALLGLVMWRACRIARETTELYGTIVAAGIIAWFAFQSFENIGMTLGIMPVAGLPLPFVSYGGSSMFAVWIAIGLLQSIRSQRPIAA; this comes from the coding sequence ATGCCCGCAGACAACTCCTTCTCCGTCCCCAGCTACGGCCCCGAGCCCGGCGGGGTGTGGGCGCGGCTCACCGCCCGCGACTCCCTGGTGCGCCGGCTCGACTGGCCGCTGATGTTCTCGGCGCTGGCCCTGTCCCTCGTCGGCGCGCTCCTGGTGTGGTCCGCCACCCGCAACCGCACCGAGCTCACCCAGGGCGACCCGTACTCGTTCCTCCTCAAGCACCTGCTCAACACGAGCATCGGCATCGCCCTGATGATCGGCGTGATCTGGCTGGGCCACCGCACCCTGCGCGGGGCCGTGCCCTTCCTCTACGCCCTCTCCGTCGTCCTCGTCCTGCTCGTCCTCACCCCGCTCGGCGCCACCATCAACGGCGCCCACGCGTGGATCGTCCTCGGCGGCGGCTTCTCCCTCCAGCCGTCCGAGTTCGTCAAGGTCACGATCATCCTCGGCATGGCGATGCTGCTCGCCGCCCGCGTGGACGCCGGCGACCAGGTCCACCCCGACCACCGGACCGTCGCCAAGGCCCTGCTCCTCGCCGTCGTGCCGATGGCGATCGTCATGCTGATGCCCGACCTCGGCTCCGTGATGGTCATGGTCGTGATCGTGCTCGGGGTGCTCCTCGCGTCCGGCGCGTCCAACCGGTGGGTCTTCGGCCTGATCGGCGCCGGCGTCGCGGGCGCCGTCCTCGTGGCGATGCTCGGCGTCCTCGACGAGTACCAGCTCAACCGCTTCGCCGCGTTCGCCAACCCCGACCTCGACCCCGCGGGCGTCGGCTACAACACCAACCAGGCCCGCATCGCCGTCGGCTCCGGCGGCCTGTACGGGGCGGGCCTCTTCAACGGCCACCAGACGACCGGCCAGTTCGTCCCCGAGCAGCAGACCGACTTCATCTTCACCGTCGCGGGCGAGGAGCTCGGCTTCATCGGCGCCGGGACGATCATCGCGCTCCTGGGCCTCGTCATGTGGCGGGCCTGCCGCATCGCCCGCGAGACCACCGAGCTGTACGGCACGATCGTCGCGGCCGGCATCATCGCCTGGTTCGCCTTCCAGTCGTTCGAGAACATCGGCATGACCCTCGGCATCATGCCCGTCGCCGGCCTGCCGCTGCCCTTCGTCTCGTACGGCGGCTCGTCCATGTTCGCGGTGTGGATCGCCATCGGCCTCCTGCAGTCCATCCGCTCCCAGCGGCCCATAGCGGCCTGA
- a CDS encoding TIGR03936 family radical SAM-associated protein, whose amino-acid sequence MQRIRLRYTKRGRLRFTSHRDFQRAFERALRRAEVPMAYSAGFTPHPKVSYANAAPTGTASEAEYLEIALTAPRDPAKLRALLDESLPDGLDIVDAVEARASGLADRLTASVWELRLDGVDPADAERAAAAFLAAGTVEVQRMTKNGLRTFDARAAVAGLETAPAPADRPLDGPCAILRLVVRHVTPAVRPDDVLSGLRAVADLAPPVPAAVTRLAQGLFDEESGTVTDPLAPDREAVTASPPEAAGHAAATAPEGAGSA is encoded by the coding sequence GTGCAGCGCATCCGACTGCGCTACACCAAGCGCGGCCGCCTCCGGTTCACCAGCCATCGAGACTTCCAGCGCGCCTTCGAGCGCGCGCTGCGCCGCGCCGAGGTGCCCATGGCGTACTCGGCCGGCTTCACGCCCCACCCCAAGGTGTCGTACGCGAACGCCGCCCCGACCGGTACGGCCTCCGAGGCCGAGTACCTGGAGATCGCCCTCACCGCGCCGCGCGACCCCGCGAAGCTGCGGGCGCTGCTCGACGAGTCGCTGCCGGACGGCCTCGACATCGTCGACGCCGTCGAGGCCCGCGCCTCCGGACTGGCCGACCGGCTCACCGCCTCCGTGTGGGAGCTCAGGCTCGACGGGGTGGACCCGGCCGACGCCGAGCGGGCCGCCGCCGCGTTCCTCGCGGCGGGTACGGTGGAGGTGCAGCGCATGACCAAGAACGGTCTGCGCACCTTCGACGCCCGAGCGGCCGTGGCGGGGCTGGAAACCGCTCCCGCCCCGGCTGATAGGCCGCTGGACGGCCCCTGTGCGATACTGCGGCTGGTTGTGCGGCACGTGACACCTGCCGTCCGACCCGACGACGTCCTGTCCGGTCTCCGAGCTGTGGCCGACCTGGCGCCGCCGGTCCCCGCAGCGGTGACCAGGCTGGCGCAGGGGCTCTTCGACGAGGAGTCCGGAACGGTGACCGACCCGCTCGCGCCCGACCGCGAGGCAGTCACGGCCTCCCCACCCGAGGCCGCCGGACACGCCGCCGCGACGGCGCCGGAAGGTGCAGGTTCCGCGTAG
- a CDS encoding PH domain-containing protein, whose amino-acid sequence MSLHSTPRLRPPRHRVDPLARRWWAVQALLTVSGPMLLTALALGLLSALFFPGALPWLAPLLLVTLVAPALGYLLLMPRRRCATHAWELGTHAVYAAGGWIWQRRRIAPLSQVQTVDTLRGPIQRRYGLATLTVTTASTAGAVEIAGLAEADAEELSRLIGRAASDARTAPTGLAAPVGGIGEAAPGGAA is encoded by the coding sequence ATGTCCCTTCACTCCACCCCCCGGCTGAGGCCGCCCCGCCACCGCGTGGACCCGCTGGCCCGCCGCTGGTGGGCGGTCCAGGCCCTGCTCACGGTGAGCGGGCCGATGCTGCTCACCGCCCTCGCGCTCGGCCTCCTCTCCGCGCTGTTCTTCCCCGGCGCGTTACCGTGGCTCGCACCGCTGCTGCTCGTCACCCTCGTGGCACCGGCACTCGGCTACCTGCTCCTCATGCCGCGCCGGCGCTGCGCCACTCACGCCTGGGAGCTCGGCACGCACGCCGTCTACGCGGCGGGCGGCTGGATATGGCAACGGCGCCGGATCGCCCCCCTGTCCCAGGTGCAGACCGTCGACACCCTCCGCGGCCCGATCCAGCGGCGGTACGGCCTGGCGACGCTCACCGTCACCACCGCCTCCACGGCGGGTGCCGTCGAGATCGCCGGCCTGGCGGAAGCCGACGCCGAGGAGCTCTCACGGCTCATCGGCCGGGCGGCGTCCGACGCCCGTACCGCTCCCACCGGCCTCGCCGCCCCCGTCGGCGGCATCGGCGAGGCCGCGCCGGGGGGTGCCGCGTGA